The following proteins are co-located in the Flavobacterium sp. CECT 9288 genome:
- a CDS encoding ABC-F family ATP-binding cassette domain-containing protein — MLTVNNLSVQFGKRILFDEVNTTFTHGNIYGVIGANGAGKSTFLKIIAGDMDPTSGHIHLEPGKRMSVLNQNHNMFDEHTVLETVMMGNKVLYAVKKEMDELYLDYNDKNADRIGELQVQFEEMNGWNADSDAASMLSNLGITEENHYTLMGDLEGKIKVRVLLAQALFGNPDLLIMDEPTNDLDFETIAWLENFLANYENTVIVVSHDRHFLDSVCTHISDIDYNKINHYSGNYTFWYESSQLAAKQRAQQNKKAEEKKQELEEFIRRFSANVAKSKQATSRKKMISKLNISEIKPSSRRYPAIIFDQEREAGDQILNVQNLSASIDGDILFKGVDLNMAKGDKIVLFSKDSRATTAFYEILNGNQKADSGSFDWGVTTNQAYLPVENHSFFESDYSLVDWLRQWVKTEEERDEVNIRSFLGKMIFSGEEALKTCRVLSGGEKVRCMLSRMMMERANVLMLDEPTNHLDLESITAFNNSLKNFKGSVIFTTHDHEFSQTVANRVIELTPNGAIDRYMTFDDYLDDEKVQELRVKMYSK, encoded by the coding sequence ATGTTAACAGTAAATAATTTATCAGTTCAGTTTGGCAAACGAATATTGTTTGACGAAGTAAATACAACCTTTACACACGGAAATATTTATGGCGTTATCGGAGCTAATGGGGCTGGAAAATCTACTTTCTTAAAAATCATCGCTGGTGATATGGATCCTACTTCGGGACACATTCACTTAGAACCTGGCAAGCGTATGTCTGTTTTAAACCAGAATCACAACATGTTTGATGAACATACAGTACTAGAAACAGTAATGATGGGAAACAAAGTTTTGTATGCTGTGAAAAAGGAAATGGACGAACTGTACTTGGATTATAATGATAAAAATGCGGATAGGATAGGGGAGTTGCAAGTCCAGTTTGAAGAAATGAATGGTTGGAATGCCGATTCTGACGCTGCATCAATGCTTTCAAATCTAGGTATAACTGAGGAGAACCATTACACATTAATGGGTGATCTTGAGGGGAAAATTAAAGTACGAGTGTTATTGGCGCAAGCCTTGTTTGGAAATCCTGATTTATTAATTATGGATGAGCCTACTAATGACTTGGATTTTGAAACCATTGCGTGGTTAGAAAATTTCTTAGCAAATTATGAAAATACGGTAATAGTCGTATCGCATGACAGACACTTTTTAGATTCTGTATGTACTCATATTTCTGATATTGACTATAATAAAATCAATCATTACTCTGGTAATTACACGTTTTGGTATGAGTCGAGCCAGTTAGCTGCAAAGCAACGCGCACAACAAAACAAAAAAGCAGAGGAAAAGAAACAAGAATTAGAAGAATTTATTCGTCGTTTTTCTGCCAACGTTGCCAAGTCTAAACAAGCAACTTCTCGTAAAAAAATGATTAGTAAATTAAATATTTCCGAGATAAAACCTTCTAGCCGAAGATATCCTGCCATTATCTTTGATCAAGAGCGTGAAGCAGGAGATCAAATCTTGAATGTACAAAACTTGAGTGCCTCTATTGACGGAGACATTTTGTTCAAGGGTGTAGATTTGAATATGGCCAAAGGAGATAAGATTGTCCTTTTTTCAAAAGATTCTCGCGCTACTACTGCTTTTTATGAAATTTTGAACGGAAATCAAAAAGCAGATTCGGGTAGTTTTGATTGGGGAGTTACAACAAACCAAGCGTATTTACCAGTTGAAAATCATTCGTTTTTTGAAAGTGATTATTCATTAGTAGACTGGTTGCGTCAATGGGTAAAAACAGAAGAAGAGCGTGATGAGGTAAATATTAGAAGTTTCCTTGGGAAAATGATTTTTTCAGGTGAAGAAGCTTTAAAAACATGTCGTGTTTTGTCTGGTGGTGAAAAAGTACGATGCATGTTGTCTAGAATGATGATGGAACGTGCTAACGTGTTAATGCTTGATGAGCCTACGAATCACTTAGATTTGGAATCAATTACGGCTTTTAATAATTCATTAAAAAATTTTAAAGGATCCGTGATTTTTACCACGCATGATCATGAGTTCTCTCAAACTGTAGCTAATAGAGTAATTGAGCTTACTCCAAATGGAGCCATAGACCGTTACATGACATTTGATGACTACTTAGATGATGAAAAAGTACAAGAATTGAGAGTGAAAATGTATTCTAAATAA
- the pyrR gene encoding bifunctional pyr operon transcriptional regulator/uracil phosphoribosyltransferase PyrR, whose protein sequence is MSQKVLLTAKEVTIILHRLACQLIEKHLNFSDTILVGIQPRGVFLAERLKEILQDEYQTPEIQLGYLDITFFRDDFRRTDKPLEANKTKINFIVENKKVIFIDDVLFTGRSIRSALTAIQSFGRPSEIELLVLIDRRFSRNLPIQPDYRGRQVDAINNEKVKVSWKENDGEDGVYLITSES, encoded by the coding sequence ATGAGCCAAAAAGTATTGCTTACTGCTAAAGAAGTTACTATCATTTTACACCGTTTGGCTTGTCAATTAATAGAAAAACACCTCAATTTTTCAGATACGATTTTGGTAGGAATTCAACCAAGAGGAGTTTTTTTAGCAGAACGTTTAAAAGAAATTTTACAAGACGAATATCAAACTCCTGAAATCCAGTTGGGGTATCTCGATATAACTTTCTTTAGAGATGACTTTAGAAGAACGGATAAACCATTAGAAGCCAATAAAACTAAGATCAACTTTATTGTTGAAAATAAAAAAGTAATATTTATAGATGATGTGTTATTTACTGGTCGTAGTATTAGATCAGCATTGACTGCAATCCAATCCTTTGGTAGGCCATCAGAAATTGAATTACTAGTCTTAATTGACAGACGATTCAGCCGTAATTTACCCATTCAACCTGATTATAGAGGAAGACAGGTAGATGCTATCAATAATGAAAAAGTAAAAGTAAGTTGGAAAGAAAATGATGGTGAAGATGGTGTTTATTTAATCACTAGTGAATCATAG
- a CDS encoding aspartate carbamoyltransferase catalytic subunit, whose product MKELSVNHLLGIKYINKNDIDLIFETADHFKEVINRPIKKVPSLRDITIANIFFENSTRTKLSFELAQKRLSADVISFSAAQSSVKKGETLIDTVNNILSMKVDMVVMRHSNPGAAYFLSKNVKASIVNAGDGAHEHPTQALLDSYSIRERLGEVAGKKVVIVGDVLHSRVALSNIYALQMQGAEVKVCGPKTLIPRYINSLGVGVEPDLRKALEWCDVANMLRVQNERMDVNFFPSTREYAQQYGLDKTLLDSLSKEIVIMHPGPINRGVEITSEVADHHQSVILNQVENGVAIRMAVIYLLASKIQ is encoded by the coding sequence ATGAAAGAATTAAGCGTAAATCATTTATTAGGTATAAAGTACATCAATAAAAATGATATTGACTTGATATTTGAAACCGCAGATCATTTTAAAGAAGTTATTAATAGACCGATAAAGAAAGTTCCATCGTTACGAGATATTACAATAGCTAATATTTTTTTTGAAAACAGTACACGAACAAAGCTTTCCTTTGAATTAGCTCAAAAACGTTTGAGTGCTGATGTTATTAGTTTTTCTGCAGCACAATCCTCAGTTAAAAAAGGCGAAACATTAATAGATACCGTTAACAACATCTTATCTATGAAAGTAGATATGGTAGTAATGCGACATTCTAATCCGGGTGCCGCATATTTTTTATCAAAAAATGTCAAAGCAAGTATTGTTAACGCTGGAGATGGAGCTCATGAGCATCCTACACAGGCATTGTTAGATAGTTATTCTATAAGAGAGCGTTTAGGTGAAGTTGCGGGTAAAAAAGTTGTCATAGTTGGTGATGTTTTGCATTCAAGAGTGGCACTGTCTAATATCTATGCTTTGCAAATGCAAGGTGCCGAGGTAAAAGTATGTGGGCCAAAAACGTTAATACCAAGATACATCAATTCATTAGGAGTAGGTGTTGAACCTGATTTAAGAAAAGCATTAGAATGGTGTGATGTGGCTAATATGTTGCGCGTACAAAATGAGCGTATGGATGTTAATTTTTTTCCATCAACACGGGAATATGCTCAGCAATACGGCTTAGATAAAACGCTTTTAGATTCCTTAAGCAAAGAAATCGTGATTATGCACCCTGGACCTATTAATAGAGGAGTTGAGATCACAAGTGAGGTAGCAGATCATCACCAATCTGTAATTTTGAATCAGGTTGAAAATGGTGTTGCCATACGAATGGCTGTCATTTATTTATTGGCCTCAAAAATTCAATAA
- a CDS encoding ribonuclease Z encodes MKVDQKGHTIVIRDTQGDFTSFLMKITHQYKTFEKHNIIIDLLMYESMSISDIKLFLPLSKDHKKAKKSFVIVTSDFDYNAVPSKLTVVPSLLEAHDIIEMEEIERDLGF; translated from the coding sequence ATGAAAGTAGATCAAAAAGGACACACAATAGTAATTCGAGATACACAAGGTGACTTTACATCTTTTTTAATGAAAATTACACACCAATACAAGACATTTGAAAAGCATAACATTATTATTGATTTGTTGATGTATGAAAGTATGTCTATATCAGACATAAAACTTTTTTTGCCTTTATCAAAGGATCATAAAAAAGCAAAAAAATCATTTGTAATAGTGACCTCTGATTTTGATTATAATGCAGTTCCTTCAAAATTAACTGTTGTTCCATCATTATTAGAGGCACATGACATTATTGAAATGGAAGAGATTGAAAGAGATTTAGGCTTTTAA
- a CDS encoding ribonuclease Z: MKLTILGCYAATPRTFTNPTSQVLDINNRLFLIDCGEGTQVQLRKNKVKFSRINHIFISHLHGDHFFGLVGLISTFSLLNRTTDLHIYGPKGIKEIIKLQLRLSNSWTNYGLYFHELESLESEIIFEDHKVIVKTIPLKHRVYTNGFLFQEKIGERKLNIEAVQNYAIDTCYYQNIKNGKDITLDNGSVVLNKDLTFDPVPALSYAFCSDTVYNEDILPIISNVDVLYHESTFLQSEESLAKKTLHSTAKEAALIALKANAKQLILGHYSTRYESIEMFKQEAETVFPNILLGDDGKSFEF, encoded by the coding sequence TTGAAATTAACAATACTTGGTTGCTATGCAGCCACTCCTAGGACTTTTACAAATCCTACATCACAGGTTTTAGATATTAACAACAGGCTCTTCCTAATTGATTGTGGCGAAGGTACACAAGTTCAGCTTCGAAAAAATAAAGTGAAGTTTTCTAGAATCAATCATATTTTTATTTCGCATTTACACGGAGACCACTTTTTTGGTTTAGTAGGTTTGATATCTACATTTTCATTATTAAATAGGACTACTGATTTACATATTTATGGTCCCAAAGGGATTAAAGAGATTATAAAATTACAACTGAGATTATCAAACTCCTGGACAAATTATGGATTGTATTTTCATGAATTAGAATCCTTAGAAAGTGAAATAATTTTTGAGGACCATAAAGTTATTGTCAAAACAATTCCGCTTAAGCATAGAGTGTATACCAATGGTTTTTTGTTCCAAGAAAAAATAGGAGAGCGAAAATTAAATATTGAAGCAGTACAAAACTATGCTATAGATACTTGTTATTACCAAAATATTAAAAACGGTAAAGACATTACCCTTGATAACGGTAGTGTAGTTTTAAACAAGGATCTTACCTTTGATCCTGTTCCAGCTCTTAGTTATGCATTTTGTTCTGATACAGTTTATAATGAAGATATACTTCCTATTATAAGTAATGTAGATGTGCTGTACCACGAATCGACTTTCTTACAATCAGAGGAAAGTTTAGCTAAAAAAACATTACATTCTACTGCCAAAGAAGCTGCTTTAATTGCCCTGAAAGCTAATGCAAAACAATTAATTCTAGGACATTATTCAACACGCTATGAAAGTATTGAAATGTTCAAACAAGAAGCAGAAACTGTTTTTCCAAATATATTATTGGGTGACGACGGTAAAAGCTTTGAATTTTAA
- the pdxH gene encoding pyridoxamine 5'-phosphate oxidase has product MNDLSDYRKSYDKSELLESNIPEDPINLFNRWFHEVEDYGGDSEVNAMTLSTIGLDGFPRARVVLLKKFSEEGFIFYTNYNSEKGRAIIENDKVCLSFFWHTMERQVIIKGVATKTSEMISDNYFDSRPDGSKLGAIASNQSEVVASRAELESNLSKLEVEFENMPIPRPGYWGGFIVNPSEVEFWQGRPNRLHDRIRYVFQDDQTWKIERLAP; this is encoded by the coding sequence ATGAATGATTTAAGTGATTATAGAAAGTCATATGATAAAAGTGAACTTTTAGAAAGTAACATTCCAGAAGATCCTATAAATTTATTTAATAGATGGTTTCATGAAGTTGAAGACTATGGAGGAGATAGTGAGGTAAATGCCATGACATTATCAACAATTGGTTTAGATGGTTTTCCAAGAGCAAGAGTTGTTTTATTAAAGAAATTTTCTGAAGAAGGTTTCATTTTTTATACTAATTATAATTCAGAAAAGGGTAGGGCTATTATTGAGAATGATAAAGTTTGTTTATCATTTTTTTGGCATACTATGGAGCGACAGGTGATTATTAAAGGAGTAGCCACTAAAACTTCTGAAATGATTTCAGACAATTATTTTGACTCTAGACCAGATGGCAGTAAACTTGGGGCAATTGCATCCAACCAAAGTGAAGTGGTTGCATCTAGAGCTGAGCTGGAAAGTAACTTAAGTAAGCTTGAAGTTGAGTTTGAGAACATGCCAATTCCAAGACCTGGATATTGGGGAGGCTTCATTGTAAATCCTTCAGAAGTAGAGTTTTGGCAAGGCCGTCCTAATCGTTTACATGACAGAATACGTTATGTTTTTCAAGATGATCAAACTTGGAAAATTGAAAGACTTGCGCCATAA
- a CDS encoding CAP domain-containing protein: MTTKILRTLLLSLVVCILASCSSNSSDEEINEPTVQKVSNFSYSAFEIETMDLINSYRVSKGLNPLLKINHMSFKSEEHDNYMIENNVVNHNNFVERSDNIIKTLGAKTVSENVAYNYNTPQSVLNAWLASPGHKAVIEGNFTHFGLAVREHPTTGRKYFTNLFARI, from the coding sequence ATGACTACAAAAATACTTCGTACATTATTGCTAAGTTTAGTGGTATGTATATTAGCGTCATGTTCATCTAATAGTTCAGATGAAGAAATTAATGAGCCTACTGTACAAAAAGTTTCTAATTTTTCGTATAGTGCTTTTGAAATCGAAACGATGGATTTAATTAATTCTTATCGTGTAAGTAAAGGTCTTAATCCACTTTTGAAAATTAATCATATGTCTTTTAAGTCTGAAGAGCATGACAATTATATGATTGAAAATAATGTTGTTAATCATAATAATTTTGTTGAAAGATCAGATAATATCATAAAAACTTTAGGAGCTAAGACAGTTAGCGAAAATGTAGCTTACAACTATAATACTCCTCAATCTGTTCTTAATGCATGGCTTGCAAGTCCAGGACACAAAGCAGTAATCGAAGGTAATTTTACTCACTTTGGTTTAGCAGTTAGAGAACATCCTACAACTGGTAGAAAATATTTCACAAATTTATTTGCTAGAATTTAA